In Takifugu rubripes chromosome 22, fTakRub1.2, whole genome shotgun sequence, the genomic window GTGGAAGGCTTTCAGTTAGGTCAGGTCTATCTCCATTCTCTGACTCCACACTTTGTCTTATAGCAGGAGCCCTGCATAAAGCTTCCCATTTCCCACTCTGAGGCTGAGGTCCAGGCACTGTAGTTGAATCAGACTGTAATTTTTCCACAATGGGAGAGCTGCCTGcgggtggtggtgggagggacTGCTGAAATGCATTTGAATCCACGGTTGGTATCATAAAATCTTTTTCTTGAGTATCAAGAAGAGGACAGGTATATACTGAATATTGTTGCAGAATGCTAGCTGGAAGAAAACCAGTAGAAGGCAAGACGTGTTCTTGCCCATTAAAGGTGCCAGGAGCACCAATTGGAGTTATGCTGGATACATTGATCGCTTTACTAGGAAGTATTGTATTTGTCGATCCAGCAAACAATGAACTTGATTCTGTGGTCACAATATTATGTAAAAAGCTGCCCCTCTGGAGAGAGAGACCGTTATCAGCTGAAGTTGGCAGGTTTGGTGGGGCACTGTAATTCTGAATGCATCCATTCTGCAGATGTTGATAATCTGAGGGTAACTGGTCAACAGAATTGGTATTATCTACAGATTGTGCTGTCTCTTTAGCACACTGATCAGTAGCTGTACTCTCAGGTACACTAGGTCCCATCATGGAAgtcttttcagttttctctcCCATTCGTTCATTCTGTTCATTACCATCTTCAGCTAATCCTTTTAATTTGGcagatttcttccttttctgatggctctcctttgttttccctctgtctTCTCGAGTCACCCTTTTGCCTTTACTCTTCTTTGACCTGCTTCTACACAAATGGCCCTGCTCACTTTTCCTCTTAGGATGGACTTTACTTTTCTGGTTTAGATTTACTTTCCCCTTCAATCGTCTCAGCTGGACTTTGGGAttgtttccttctctctcctcatccctgAATTTTCTTTCATCCTCACTTTGTTGTGAAGAGTTTCTCAACCTTTCCAggttaaatgttacatttcttGCCTTTCTTCTAATATGTATATCTTTACTCGTGTCAGATTTGTCGCCAATATTTAAATCTATGTCAATCTCTCTGTGCTGACAAGGAAAATCACTAAAAAGACCAGAGTTTTCTATTTTGGCATCGACCCTTCCTTTCCTCAAGTTTGGCTCTGATGGTCTGTATAGCCTGTGACAGCTGTTAGAGTACAAAGACTTGTTTATTTTGCTGcactctcctccttcagccttgTAACAATGTCCCTCCTCTTGACTATTAACCAAAACCTCAACTCTTCTACCAACAGCTTCTTTTCTTGGATGAGAAGAGGTTCTGCCATGAGAAAGTTTGTTTGTAAATTCTAGAATCCCCTGTTGAGTTGCAAGCATCCTTAAATCATGCTCTGTTatcaccctcaccctcctcctctgtgtttcctCATCTGTCTTTAATTGTGTAATTGTCCTATTGTCCCACCTCATAAGATTCTGTCTGATCCCTCTGTGGTCTTTACTGCAACAGTTCGAGTACCAGAACTGATTATTTTTATCACTTGAATCAAGCTGATAAACAGGGTCATATGTCCTGGGATCCAATGTCATGACCTCCTGGTCAAAGACCAGGCTGTTGTCCATGTGGGTGTGGTTCCTCCATTCACTTATATCTGGCAGATTTGCCATTGtgctgttttcttctccagCCTTCTCCATTGTACCTTCTGTCAGGTTCTTCCTCAGAGATACTTTATAGTAGATCAGACCTATCAGTAGGGTAAAGCCAATGCCACCTAAAGAACAACAGAATAAGTCAGATGTGTACAGTGATATCATCACACTTCATAATCTTCATAAAGGTACTGTGTACAATAGTATcttttaaatatgaatttaaatggAATATTGCTTATTGTGACAGCAAGTATACGTCCTGTGTCCAGACCATccaaatatttcctttttttatgaaGTTTATATAGATCACTCAGGATAACTCCGTGTTAGCTACAATGTTATACTGGCATGTTGCTTCAAGAGCACGTTACTGAAAACCTAATTTTCTCTAGTAATAGTTTATTTGTTAGTATTCTGTAATTTCTCACCGATAAAGCAGATAACTGCAGTGATGACTAAATCTTGAGCATACAGTTGATGTGTCACACTGTTCTTTTTCTCTAAGACCTCCATGATATTCAGGCTGGATGTCACATAGTCAGCTCCAGCGTTGTCAAAGCTAGTTTAGTAGCACTCAAACATACAGAATCATCCAATGATCATGCTGTGTTTAAAAAAGACAGGGGGGTGGGGTAGGGGGGTGCGGGGCGGAGAACAGATGAGTTAGaattatttacatttgtcaCTTTTGTAACCAAGAACCATTCACCAGACTCTTAAAAGTCATCAAAATTGGAGTAGCAGTGAGGACAGGAAGGCaaaccattttaacatttttagaaGGTCTGTGTTTAGCAACCAGGTAAGGAAGACAAAGTTTCATCAGAAGCAGAGTGTCAACATTCCTTAAGAGAGCCTGCAAGCTCACCAACCTGTGAAAGCTAGGAGGAAAATGCACCACCTGATTAAACAGTTTGGAAGCTGAGCATCACTGTAGaataatttattttcaaaataaatccaGCTTCTCAAGATGGGGGGTCTGATGACTCTTCAACAAAGGTCATATTTGTGCAGATGCTGCTGAAAAGCTAAACTGGGAACCACCAACAATATTGGCCTAAATGAAAAGGTTAATCCACTGGCGCAATTAGAAAAAAGATGTCTTGAACATATAGTCGTATCCACCATCTATTAATTAAACATCTTCTACTGCAAGATCCACCCTCCTATTCAAGCCACAATACTAGTCCAAAACCCGTCACTTTCACTTAAAAGTGGCCTATTTTAAAATGCTATATTCTATCAGAAAACCCACAGAGGATTGTGGCTATGTAACTTATTGTGATATTAGAATAAATGCCAATAAGTAAACTTTcaaacaaagatgtttttatatTACTATTGTTAGGAGTTcccgagtgtttccctctccccctccccttctgtttcttgtctgtgttttcccTGTCTGTTTACTTCCAGACTGGGCAGGACTGCTTCCATGTTCTCTCCTGTCTGGCGATCTACACACCTGGAACCCATCTCCAGCTAATCAcccacacctgcctcctgctttaaaagcctggtcCACTTTCCAATCATTGCCAATTTGTTGTTTACCTCCCGTGGTACAGTCTGGCTCCTGAAACGCTGATTGCTAGTTTGTTTCATTCTTCCTATTTCCAGTTCTGAACTGATTGTTAGTCTGTCCCACAGATTGCCTTTTCACCTGTTTGCActgcccagcctgctccagtttgATCGTGTTTGTCTACTTCCAGCACCACTTGGTTTTGCCCTGAACCAACTTTCAGTAAATCTTAATTCCAACCTCACCCAGtcgtgtgtctgcatttgggggtcTTGTTTCATGTTTGCAGTGCCTAACAACTATCACCCCATCTAACTTAATGTAGTTGAACCACTATTAATGTCATTCATTTAAATTAGGCATGTTTAAGCAATCATTTATGCCTTCTGTTTATAATCTGTTTCATATCAAAATAAGTCAATTCtccctccttttcatttttggtGAAAATTCACTTTTAATTGAGAATCTTTTAGCACTTAATCCTTTCACAATATCTTTACAAGGAGTGTATTTTTTCATGGGTTTGACAACTTCATCTGTATGCAGTTGGTTCTACCATGTTGTGCCAGACACAGTGACACAGCCAACAGTCAAGAAACAGCTAATAGCtaaacagacacaaaagccaGGCTTGTCCGACTGTACAGTAGAAGCCGTGTCACTACCAACTGGTGGAGGAAGAAATATTCAGTGCAAAGCCAATATATATTATAACAAtaatgtttaaatttaaatcaTGTAAACCCAATTGCACCCCGCCATAAGTCAGGCTTATGATAATGTCCACACCATATATGATCATCAAAAGAATAAATACCCACATTATTTCCACATACCAGGTGGTATAATTCTAGGGTTAAGGTTTGAGTGGTTAGAAAATAATTGAAAACTTACAACCTAAAATGATTCCTTTTAAGGATTCACTCAGAATGTGCAGAGATGTCCTATTACACTCTGTCCAGCTTCATCTTAACCAGCAAATGTGTGAAGAGGGACATATAGCAATTGACCTGTAACACAATATGCAGTTTGTCACAGCAAACAAAAGTGTAGCTTTACAAAAATTACAACTGACCTGTTAAAAAGAAACTCAAACCTCAACAATGTCCACTTAGTTATCCCACTAACGTCAATCAACAAGAATCAACTGTAGCTTTGTGGAATGGTGAACCATTATGCCCCAACTGTTCTAACAGTTTTCTGTTACCATACGGAGCATGCTCAGTAAAGCTGACTGTCACATGAGAAGCACAGATGTCTCACTTGACACTGCTAGTTAAAAAAGCTCTTTCCCCCCTTGGTCTAGTTGATTGTCCCTTAGAAACATTctaaatttaatttatttatacatttaattCAACCGGATTTCAGAAAATGTGTACTTAATGTATGTTTATTTACACTGTTTTAAATTATATCAAGTCCAACAAGTTGGGTCACCTTACACAGCAATGTTCCCAACAGTTTCCTTTCTAAACTGAATGACAGCAGACATGTTTTTATTCTGACAGTAGTGGCATCTCATGTCATACCATGgaactgaatgaatgagagAGTTCTGAATTAAAATGGGGCAGGATGGGTTAGGACTGTCTGACAGTCAGCTGAAACTATACAAGGAGCCTGGAAGGAAAGCTTTTGAATGGCTACCACTGTAGGTTTAAAATGTTGACACACCTCTGTTAAAATGGCAGATATTTGTGATATTAAAAAAGAGGCTAAGGAGGTGAACAATTCAAGTAAATAAGAAATTAAAATTTCTCAGGGGAAAAGCCTGAGAGAACTACCTAAATAACATGGTTGCATACATACACAACTCTAAACTACTACTTTGTTGAAGCATTCTGAGCGCTCATTCTGTTTGGGGAGCTATATAAGCAGCATGGTGCATCTTGATTGATCAGTATTTGCCTACATAACTGCTCCAAATGATTTTGAGGAATTTGTGTGCACAGCCCTGATCAGATCATTCAAGAGATGTTCAACTACAATCTTATGTTGGTGGACCTTTTGTCGATTTGGATGTTTGTTATGGGTCGTTCTTGTGCTgaatggtgaaaaaaaaaattctgtttttagcTAATGATTGGTGAAATTGTTCAGAATTTCCTCCCTTTGAACTACAGTAAGTTTCTGATTTAGgctgaaagaaaaaacagccCCAGCAGTTAGCAGAGTTAACTGTTTTTCATGACAGTAAGACTCCAGCTTGCTAAAGATCTAATCGATGGCCGTGATGACAGTGTGTGGTCAAAACCAGGACCTCATGCTGCTTTGGTCCATCTGCCTGTAATGCATAATTAAAGCCTTCCAAAGTCAGATGACATGACATGCCAACAGTAGCCCATATATTTTGTGTTGGTGATAGAAACATGATAATAAATGCCACAAAATATTTCAGACCTTCACTGCAGTGACTCCTTCTCCAATACTTTCAACTGCTCCAGCTGCATCTGTACCCGGAGTATAGGGTGGGGTGGGTTTACGGGAGTACCAACCTGCCCGGATGTAGGTTTCCACAGGATTTACTCCACAAGCG contains:
- the lrrc53 gene encoding uncharacterized protein lrrc53 translates to MEVLEKKNSVTHQLYAQDLVITAVICFIGGIGFTLLIGLIYYKVSLRKNLTEGTMEKAGEENSTMANLPDISEWRNHTHMDNSLVFDQEVMTLDPRTYDPVYQLDSSDKNNQFWYSNCCSKDHRGIRQNLMRWDNRTITQLKTDEETQRRRVRVITEHDLRMLATQQGILEFTNKLSHGRTSSHPRKEAVGRRVEVLVNSQEEGHCYKAEGGECSKINKSLYSNSCHRLYRPSEPNLRKGRVDAKIENSGLFSDFPCQHREIDIDLNIGDKSDTSKDIHIRRKARNVTFNLERLRNSSQQSEDERKFRDEEREGNNPKVQLRRLKGKVNLNQKSKVHPKRKSEQGHLCRSRSKKSKGKRVTREDRGKTKESHQKRKKSAKLKGLAEDGNEQNERMGEKTEKTSMMGPSVPESTATDQCAKETAQSVDNTNSVDQLPSDYQHLQNGCIQNYSAPPNLPTSADNGLSLQRGSFLHNIVTTESSSLFAGSTNTILPSKAINVSSITPIGAPGTFNGQEHVLPSTGFLPASILQQYSVYTCPLLDTQEKDFMIPTVDSNAFQQSLPPPPAGSSPIVEKLQSDSTTVPGPQPQSGKWEALCRAPAIRQSVESENGDRPDLTESLPLRGSGGIMQQGEGKSDSSNTMSMHTVLSEDTDDEAAKVLLQQQVCLSEEGSSTLKRKLRLVLPEKTSSRPFTALEKKIR